Proteins encoded by one window of Lathyrus oleraceus cultivar Zhongwan6 chromosome 1, CAAS_Psat_ZW6_1.0, whole genome shotgun sequence:
- the LOC127136330 gene encoding uncharacterized protein LOC127136330 isoform X1, with the protein MPPPTADSSDIRRYTPEETNGFHNGNAESSKPKANSAPPPIPSTFRDAFIVVPPEILRRIVFSSAKGFSVGAGIKGGLALFAILARFARKKPPRKEIVVTNGEVIVSALKETLRYGLFLGTFAGTFVSMDEFIGAFGGHRRTARWRALFAGAVAGQSMLLTGLEAQHTSLAIYILMRAAVLASRCGIKSKRFGRICKPLTWKHGDIFLMCLSSSQILSAYILYQDSLPASYKSFLNKHGGKDAAILQGVKDIASGKPFTNLHAIKKYYKTTGVDVKLDPNMKVPCSIVHGNQSCGGHVVSFLGQAYKRALPVYFPVYLIPALIVHRKGLLKRPFTILTKVLIGTARSSLFLSVYCTSAWMWTCFLFRIFKRCNIPMVAMGTFPPGLGLAIEKKSRRMEISLYCLARAIESFFTCIADAGYLPQSRRIKRADVVVFSLSTAIIMHCYAQEREVFRSKYLNVLDWVFGVPPPPCETPRCKDT; encoded by the exons ATGCCGCCGCCCACCGCCGATTCCAGCGACATTCGCCGTTACACTCCGGAGGAGACCAACGGTTTTCACAATGGCAACGCCGAATCCTCCAAACCGAAAGCTAATTCTGCCCCACCGCCGATCCCGAGTACGTTCCGCGACGCGTTTATTGTAGTTCCGCCGGAAATTCTCCGGAGAATCGTCTTTTCTTCGGCTAAGGGTTTCTCGGTTGGAGCTGGTATCAAAGGCGGTCTCGCTCTCTTCGCGATCTTGGCGCGATTCGCACGAAAAAAACCGCCAAG GAAAGAGATTGTGGTGACGAACGGCGAAGTGATTGTTTCGGCTCTGAAGGAAACGTTGAGATATGGTTTGTTTCTTGGAACCTTCGCCGGAACGTTTGTTTCAATGGATGAGTTTATAGGTGCTTTTGGAGGTCACCGTAG GACAGCAAGGTGGAGAGCGCTGTTTGCAGGGGCAGTTGCTGGGCAGTCTATGCTTCTGACAGGGTTAGAAGCACAGCACACAAGCTTGGCCATTTACATTCTCATGCGTGCTGCTGTCTTAGCATCTCGTTGTGGGATTAAGAGCAAACGGTTTGGGAGAATTTGTAAGCCTCTCACATGGAAGCACGGAGACATTTTCCTCATGTGTCTCTCCTCTTCCCAAATTTT GTCTGCTTATATATTATACCAAGACAGTTTACCTGCTTCATATAAATCCTTTCTCAATAAACATGGTGGAAAGGATGCAGCTATCTTACAAGGTGTAAAAGATATAGCCAGTGGCAAGCCTTTTACTAATCTGCATGCAATAAAGAAATACTACAAGACCACGGGTGTCGACGTGAAATTAGATCCAAATATGAAAGTCCCATGCTCG ATTGTACATGGGAATCAATCATGTGGCGGGCACGTCGTTTCTTTTCTCGGTCAAGCCTACAAAAGAGCATTACCTGTTTATTTTCCAGTTTATCTGATACCCGCCCTAATAGTTCACAGAAAAGGACTTTTAAAAAG GCCTTTTACAATATTGACAAAGGTTCTTATTGGCACTGCAAGGTCAAGCTTGTTTCTGTCAGTATACTGTACATCTGCCTG GATGTGGACATGCTTTCTGTTTAGGATCTTCAAAAGATGTAACATTCCAATGGTGGCTATGGGAACG TTCCCACCTGGCCTTGGATTAGCTATTGAAAAGAAAAGCAGGCGAATGGAGATATCATTATACTGCCTTGCCCGAGCTATCGAGAGTTTCTTCACATGCATAGCTGATGCCGGGTATCTGCCACAGTCTAGAAGGATCAAGAGAGCTGATGTTGTAGTTTTCAGCTTGTCAACAGCCATCATAATGCACTGCTATGCACAAGAGAGGGAAGTGTTCAGATCCAAATATTTGAACGTTCTCGATTGGGTTTTCGGTGTACCGCCTCCTCCATGTGAAACCCCGCGATGTAAAGATACCTAG
- the LOC127136330 gene encoding uncharacterized protein LOC127136330 isoform X2, translating into MLLTGLEAQHTSLAIYILMRAAVLASRCGIKSKRFGRICKPLTWKHGDIFLMCLSSSQILSAYILYQDSLPASYKSFLNKHGGKDAAILQGVKDIASGKPFTNLHAIKKYYKTTGVDVKLDPNMKVPCSIVHGNQSCGGHVVSFLGQAYKRALPVYFPVYLIPALIVHRKGLLKRPFTILTKVLIGTARSSLFLSVYCTSAWMWTCFLFRIFKRCNIPMVAMGTFPPGLGLAIEKKSRRMEISLYCLARAIESFFTCIADAGYLPQSRRIKRADVVVFSLSTAIIMHCYAQEREVFRSKYLNVLDWVFGVPPPPCETPRCKDT; encoded by the exons ATGCTTCTGACAGGGTTAGAAGCACAGCACACAAGCTTGGCCATTTACATTCTCATGCGTGCTGCTGTCTTAGCATCTCGTTGTGGGATTAAGAGCAAACGGTTTGGGAGAATTTGTAAGCCTCTCACATGGAAGCACGGAGACATTTTCCTCATGTGTCTCTCCTCTTCCCAAATTTT GTCTGCTTATATATTATACCAAGACAGTTTACCTGCTTCATATAAATCCTTTCTCAATAAACATGGTGGAAAGGATGCAGCTATCTTACAAGGTGTAAAAGATATAGCCAGTGGCAAGCCTTTTACTAATCTGCATGCAATAAAGAAATACTACAAGACCACGGGTGTCGACGTGAAATTAGATCCAAATATGAAAGTCCCATGCTCG ATTGTACATGGGAATCAATCATGTGGCGGGCACGTCGTTTCTTTTCTCGGTCAAGCCTACAAAAGAGCATTACCTGTTTATTTTCCAGTTTATCTGATACCCGCCCTAATAGTTCACAGAAAAGGACTTTTAAAAAG GCCTTTTACAATATTGACAAAGGTTCTTATTGGCACTGCAAGGTCAAGCTTGTTTCTGTCAGTATACTGTACATCTGCCTG GATGTGGACATGCTTTCTGTTTAGGATCTTCAAAAGATGTAACATTCCAATGGTGGCTATGGGAACG TTCCCACCTGGCCTTGGATTAGCTATTGAAAAGAAAAGCAGGCGAATGGAGATATCATTATACTGCCTTGCCCGAGCTATCGAGAGTTTCTTCACATGCATAGCTGATGCCGGGTATCTGCCACAGTCTAGAAGGATCAAGAGAGCTGATGTTGTAGTTTTCAGCTTGTCAACAGCCATCATAATGCACTGCTATGCACAAGAGAGGGAAGTGTTCAGATCCAAATATTTGAACGTTCTCGATTGGGTTTTCGGTGTACCGCCTCCTCCATGTGAAACCCCGCGATGTAAAGATACCTAG